A portion of the Pseudomonas sp. GR 6-02 genome contains these proteins:
- a CDS encoding lytic murein transglycosylase has product MPLCLSRRWHLRQLIAASSLVLLVACAEKPTAADAQPLQTQAVATAPAVVPPVVPTGEDLDIQPTQTFAEWQAGFRKDALAAGIRADLFDRAFANVSLDASVIRADRSQPEFTRPVWEYLDGALSPLRVRKGQALVSQYADILQSIEQRYGVDRQALVAVWGMESNFGQFQGNKSVINSLATLAYEGRRPGFAHAQLIAALQILQQGDIEPEKMLGSWAGAMGQTQFIPTTYNTHAVDFDGDGRRDIWNSAADALASTAHYLQSSGWQKGQPWGFEVQLPSSFNYVLADGAIRKSVAEWQQLGITLPNGAQVPAGSEHLSAALLLPAGYRGPAFLIFDNFRAILKYNNSSSYALGVSLLSERFNGGGLINGLWPKDDLPLSRTERIELQTLLSARNYDAGTPDGIIGANTRKAIRSAQQSFGWPADGYPTHKLLEGLRNR; this is encoded by the coding sequence ATGCCCCTTTGTCTTTCCCGTCGTTGGCACCTTCGCCAATTGATAGCTGCCTCCAGCCTCGTTCTGCTTGTCGCCTGCGCGGAAAAACCCACCGCCGCCGACGCCCAGCCGCTTCAAACCCAAGCCGTTGCCACGGCCCCTGCGGTCGTTCCGCCGGTGGTTCCGACCGGTGAGGATCTCGACATCCAGCCCACCCAGACCTTTGCCGAATGGCAGGCGGGTTTTCGCAAAGACGCCCTCGCCGCCGGCATTCGCGCCGACCTGTTCGACCGTGCCTTTGCCAATGTCAGCTTGGACGCCAGCGTGATCCGTGCCGACCGCAGCCAGCCGGAATTTACTCGTCCGGTGTGGGAATACCTCGATGGCGCGCTGTCGCCGCTGCGGGTACGCAAAGGTCAGGCACTGGTCAGCCAGTACGCCGATATCCTGCAAAGCATCGAGCAGCGCTATGGCGTCGACCGTCAGGCACTGGTCGCGGTGTGGGGCATGGAGAGTAACTTCGGTCAGTTCCAGGGTAACAAGTCTGTGATCAACTCCCTGGCAACCCTGGCCTATGAAGGTCGACGCCCAGGCTTTGCTCATGCGCAACTGATCGCTGCCCTGCAGATCCTGCAACAGGGTGATATTGAACCCGAGAAAATGCTCGGCTCCTGGGCGGGCGCCATGGGCCAGACCCAGTTCATCCCGACCACCTACAACACCCACGCCGTAGACTTCGACGGCGATGGCCGCCGTGACATCTGGAACAGCGCCGCTGATGCACTGGCCTCGACCGCGCACTACCTGCAAAGCTCCGGCTGGCAGAAAGGCCAGCCGTGGGGCTTCGAAGTCCAACTGCCGAGCAGCTTCAATTACGTCCTGGCCGATGGCGCGATTCGCAAAAGCGTCGCCGAGTGGCAGCAACTGGGGATCACCCTGCCCAATGGTGCCCAGGTTCCGGCCGGTTCCGAACACCTGTCGGCCGCCCTGCTCCTGCCGGCAGGCTATCGCGGCCCGGCATTCCTGATCTTCGATAACTTCCGAGCAATCCTCAAGTACAACAACTCTTCGTCCTACGCCTTGGGCGTGAGCTTGTTGTCTGAGCGTTTCAATGGCGGTGGCCTGATCAACGGTCTATGGCCAAAAGATGACTTGCCGCTGAGCCGTACCGAGCGAATCGAGCTGCAAACCCTGCTGAGCGCCCGGAACTATGACGCCGGCACCCCCGACGGCATCATCGGCGCCAATACCCGTAAAGCAATCCGCAGCGCGCAGCAGTCGTTTGGCTGGCCGGCGGATGGGTACCCTACGCACAAGTTGCTCGAAGGTTTGCGTAACCGCTAA
- a CDS encoding LPS-assembly lipoprotein LptE gives MIKRNLLVMGLAVLLSACGFHLRGTETTELAIKELDLSARNAYGETVTQLRQVLESSGVRVYSGAPYKLVLTDEQESQRILSYAGAGRTGEYQVNTVLNYDIRGQGGLPLLSDKLEVQKVFIHDGNNLVGSDQEANDARRETRRELVQRMMLRLQQLTPTQLEQLQQTADARAKAEAAALEAAQKAEAETPRQSPVELPQQ, from the coding sequence ATGATCAAACGCAATTTGCTGGTGATGGGCCTTGCAGTCCTGCTGAGCGCCTGCGGTTTCCACCTGCGTGGCACCGAAACCACCGAACTGGCGATCAAGGAACTCGACCTGAGTGCCCGCAATGCCTACGGCGAAACCGTGACACAATTGCGTCAGGTACTGGAAAGCAGCGGCGTCCGGGTCTACAGCGGCGCACCTTACAAACTGGTGCTGACCGATGAGCAGGAAAGCCAGCGCATCCTCAGCTATGCCGGTGCCGGCCGTACTGGCGAGTACCAGGTGAACACCGTGCTCAATTACGACATCCGTGGTCAAGGTGGCCTGCCACTGCTGAGCGACAAGCTTGAAGTGCAGAAGGTGTTCATCCACGATGGCAACAACCTGGTAGGTTCCGACCAGGAAGCCAACGATGCCCGCCGCGAGACTCGTCGTGAACTGGTTCAACGCATGATGCTGCGTCTGCAACAGCTCACTCCGACTCAGTTGGAGCAGCTGCAACAGACCGCCGACGCCCGGGCCAAGGCTGAAGCCGCCGCGCTGGAAGCAGCGCAGAAGGCTGAAGCGGAGACTCCGCGTCAGTCGCCTGTCGAACTGCCGCAGCAATAA
- the holA gene encoding DNA polymerase III subunit delta has product MKLAPAQLGKHLQGALAPVYIISGDDPLLCQEAADAIRAAARQQGFDERQVFAADASFDWGTLLQAGASMSLFAEKRLLELRLPSGKPGDKGAAALIEYCSRPAEDTLLLISLPKLDGSAQKTKWGKALVEGPQTQFVQIWPVDTNQLPSWIRQRLSQAGLSASQDAVELIAARVEGNLLAAAQEIEKLKLMAEGGQITVETVQAAVADSARFDVFGLTDAILNGEAAHALRMLEGLRGEGVEPPVILWALARELRLLANLSLQYSQGVPLDKAFSQARPPVWDKRKPLMSKALQRYSAQRWAQLLLEAQRIDAQIKGQAAGSPWMSLSRLTLLMAGQRLSLPAE; this is encoded by the coding sequence ATGAAACTCGCCCCCGCCCAACTCGGTAAACACCTGCAAGGCGCTCTTGCGCCGGTCTACATCATCAGTGGCGATGACCCACTGCTGTGCCAGGAAGCCGCCGACGCCATTCGCGCCGCTGCTCGCCAACAAGGTTTCGATGAACGCCAGGTCTTCGCCGCCGACGCCAGTTTCGACTGGGGTACGCTGCTGCAGGCTGGTGCAAGCATGTCGCTGTTCGCCGAAAAACGTCTTCTGGAACTGCGCCTGCCCTCCGGCAAACCTGGTGACAAAGGCGCCGCCGCGCTCATCGAGTACTGCTCGCGCCCGGCAGAAGACACGCTACTGCTGATCAGCCTGCCCAAGCTTGATGGCAGTGCGCAGAAAACCAAGTGGGGCAAGGCGCTGGTCGAAGGTCCGCAGACCCAGTTCGTGCAAATCTGGCCCGTGGACACCAACCAGTTGCCGAGCTGGATTCGTCAACGACTGTCCCAGGCCGGGCTTTCCGCCAGCCAGGACGCCGTCGAACTGATCGCCGCTCGGGTCGAAGGCAACTTGCTGGCTGCCGCCCAGGAAATCGAAAAGCTCAAGCTGATGGCCGAAGGTGGTCAGATCACCGTCGAAACCGTGCAAGCGGCGGTGGCCGACAGCGCGCGCTTCGACGTCTTCGGCTTGACCGACGCGATCCTCAACGGCGAAGCCGCTCATGCCCTGCGTATGCTCGAAGGACTGCGCGGCGAAGGCGTCGAACCGCCGGTGATTCTCTGGGCGCTTGCCCGTGAACTGCGCCTGCTGGCCAACCTGTCGCTGCAATACAGCCAGGGCGTGCCGCTGGACAAAGCCTTCAGCCAGGCCCGACCGCCGGTCTGGGACAAGCGCAAACCACTGATGAGCAAGGCACTGCAACGCTACTCGGCACAACGCTGGGCGCAATTGCTGCTTGAAGCACAGCGCATCGACGCGCAGATCAAAGGCCAGGCGGCGGGTTCACCCTGGATGAGTTTGAGCCGGTTGACGTTGTTGATGGCTGGGCAGAGATTGTCGTTGCCTGCCGAATAA
- a CDS encoding YdcF family protein — protein sequence MPFRYFIKQLLLPPGVLLLLLVLAWWWRRSRPRLAGACFVMGVGGFWLMSLPVMVEWTARVLEREPPLVREEWATLGQRADAIVVLGSGRERGDLAWGVDQPTGVGLGRERYAARLAKASGLPILASGGLHYGTPPTEAQLMADSLLDDFGVTVRWQEGRSRTTWENAQFSAQVLLPQGIKRVVVVTQAWHMPRAVWSFEQAGFEVVPAPVGFLGVDNARPLGGWMPEFKSIWQSGQLMNELVGQVGYWMFYRGEPVEE from the coding sequence ATGCCTTTTCGTTATTTCATTAAACAACTTCTATTGCCGCCCGGCGTTCTTTTGCTGTTACTGGTACTCGCCTGGTGGTGGCGCCGCTCAAGGCCGAGGCTGGCGGGAGCGTGCTTCGTTATGGGGGTGGGCGGCTTCTGGTTGATGAGCCTGCCAGTCATGGTGGAGTGGACTGCCAGGGTTCTGGAGCGCGAGCCGCCGCTCGTGCGCGAGGAATGGGCCACCCTGGGCCAGCGCGCCGACGCGATCGTGGTGCTGGGTTCCGGGCGTGAGCGTGGCGACCTGGCCTGGGGCGTCGACCAGCCCACCGGCGTAGGTCTTGGGCGCGAGCGCTATGCCGCGCGTCTGGCCAAGGCTTCCGGCTTGCCGATTCTGGCCAGCGGCGGCCTGCATTACGGGACACCGCCGACTGAAGCGCAGCTGATGGCAGATTCGTTGCTCGATGATTTTGGCGTGACGGTACGCTGGCAGGAAGGGCGCAGCCGCACAACCTGGGAAAACGCGCAGTTCAGCGCCCAGGTATTGTTGCCGCAGGGGATCAAACGGGTGGTGGTCGTGACTCAGGCGTGGCATATGCCGCGGGCGGTGTGGAGCTTTGAGCAGGCCGGATTTGAGGTGGTGCCGGCGCCGGTGGGGTTTTTAGGCGTGGACAATGCGCGGCCACTGGGTGGCTGGATGCCGGAATTCAAATCGATCTGGCAATCGGGGCAGTTGATGAATGAGCTCGTGGGGCAGGTCGGGTATTGGATGTTCTATCGAGGCGAGCCTGTTGAGGAGTGA
- the leuS gene encoding leucine--tRNA ligase encodes MHEQYQPREIEAAAQSFWDEQKSFEVSEQPGKETFYCLSMFPYPSGKLHMGHVRNYTIGDVISRYQRMQGKNVLQPMGWDAFGMPAENAAMKNNVAPAKWTYENIAYMKSQLRSLGLAVDWSREVTTCKPDYYRWEQWLFTRLFEKGVIYKKSGTVNWDPVDQTVLANEQVIDGRGWRSGALIEKREIPMYYFKITAYADELLESLDELTGWPEQVKTMQRNWIGKSRGMEVQFPYDVASIGEAGALKVFTTRPDTLMGATYVAVAAEHPLAALAAQNNPELQAFIAECKGGSVAEADVATQEKKGLPTSLFVEHPLTGEKLPVWVANYVLMHYGDGAVMAVPAHDERDFEFAHKYNLPIKSVVRTSAGDTNPAPWQDAYGEYGTLINSGEFDGLDFAGAFDAIEVALIKKNLGASRTQFRLRDWGISRQRYWGCPIPIIHCGTCGDVPVPEDQLPVVLPEDVVPDGAGSPLARMPEFYECACPKCGAPAKRETDTMDTFVESSWYYARYASPHFEGGLVEKSAADHWLPVDQYIGGIEHAILHLLYARFFHKLMRDEGLVSSNEPFKNLLTQGMVIAETYYRREANGAYTWFNPADVELERDSKAKVISAKLIADGLPVEIGGTEKMAKSKNNGVDPQSMIDQFGADTCRLFMMFASPPDMSAEWSDSGVEGSHRFLKRVWRLAQAHVTQGLPGKLDVASLNDEQKAIRRSIHQAIKQASHDVGQNHKFNTAIAQVMTLMNVLEKAPQGTEQDRALIHEGLETVTLLLAPITPHISHELWHRLGHADPVIDAGWPVLDESALVQDSLQLVIQVNGKLRGHIEMPASASREEVEAAARANENVLRFVDGLTIRKVIVVPGKLVNIVAS; translated from the coding sequence ATGCACGAACAATATCAGCCCCGTGAAATCGAAGCCGCCGCCCAGTCGTTCTGGGACGAGCAAAAGTCCTTTGAAGTCAGTGAACAGCCAGGCAAGGAGACTTTCTACTGCCTGTCGATGTTCCCTTACCCCAGCGGCAAGCTACACATGGGGCACGTGCGCAACTACACCATCGGCGACGTGATCTCCCGCTACCAGCGCATGCAAGGCAAGAACGTCCTGCAACCCATGGGTTGGGACGCGTTCGGCATGCCGGCGGAAAACGCCGCGATGAAGAACAACGTAGCGCCCGCCAAGTGGACCTACGAAAACATCGCCTACATGAAAAGCCAGCTGCGCAGCCTGGGCCTGGCGGTGGACTGGTCGCGCGAAGTGACCACCTGCAAGCCCGATTACTACCGCTGGGAACAATGGCTGTTCACTCGCCTGTTCGAAAAAGGCGTGATTTACAAAAAAAGCGGCACTGTGAACTGGGACCCGGTCGACCAGACTGTTCTGGCCAACGAGCAAGTGATCGACGGTCGCGGCTGGCGTTCCGGCGCGCTGATTGAAAAGCGCGAAATCCCGATGTACTACTTCAAGATCACCGCTTACGCGGATGAGCTGCTGGAGAGCCTCGACGAACTGACTGGCTGGCCTGAACAGGTCAAGACCATGCAGCGCAACTGGATCGGCAAATCCCGCGGCATGGAAGTGCAGTTCCCGTACGACGTCGCTTCCATCGGTGAAGCCGGCGCGTTGAAAGTCTTCACCACCCGTCCGGATACCCTGATGGGCGCAACCTACGTTGCCGTGGCCGCCGAACACCCTCTGGCTGCCCTGGCGGCGCAGAACAACCCTGAACTGCAAGCGTTCATCGCTGAATGCAAGGGCGGCAGCGTTGCTGAAGCCGACGTCGCCACTCAAGAGAAAAAAGGCCTGCCGACCTCGCTGTTCGTCGAGCACCCGCTGACCGGTGAGAAACTCCCGGTATGGGTCGCCAACTACGTGCTGATGCACTACGGCGATGGCGCGGTCATGGCAGTTCCGGCGCACGACGAGCGTGATTTCGAGTTCGCCCACAAGTACAACCTGCCGATCAAATCGGTGGTGCGCACCAGTGCCGGTGACACCAATCCTGCCCCGTGGCAGGACGCTTACGGCGAGTACGGCACGCTGATCAATTCCGGCGAGTTCGATGGCCTCGACTTCGCAGGCGCTTTCGACGCTATCGAAGTCGCACTGATCAAGAAAAACCTCGGCGCCTCGCGCACCCAGTTCCGCCTGCGCGACTGGGGCATCAGCCGTCAACGCTACTGGGGCTGCCCGATCCCGATCATCCACTGCGGCACTTGCGGTGATGTACCGGTCCCGGAAGATCAACTGCCCGTGGTGTTGCCGGAAGACGTGGTACCGGACGGCGCTGGTTCGCCGCTGGCACGCATGCCCGAGTTCTACGAGTGCGCTTGCCCGAAATGCGGTGCACCGGCCAAGCGTGAAACCGACACCATGGACACCTTCGTCGAGTCCTCGTGGTACTACGCCCGTTACGCCTCGCCGCACTTTGAAGGTGGCCTGGTAGAAAAATCGGCGGCCGACCACTGGTTGCCGGTGGATCAGTACATCGGCGGTATCGAACACGCGATTCTTCACCTGCTCTACGCGCGCTTCTTCCACAAGCTGATGCGCGATGAAGGCCTGGTGAGCTCCAACGAGCCGTTCAAGAACCTGCTGACCCAGGGCATGGTGATCGCCGAGACTTACTACCGTCGTGAAGCCAACGGTGCCTACACCTGGTTCAACCCGGCGGACGTCGAACTCGAACGCGACAGCAAGGCCAAGGTCATTAGCGCCAAGCTGATCGCAGATGGCCTGCCAGTGGAAATCGGCGGCACCGAGAAGATGGCCAAGTCGAAGAACAACGGCGTCGACCCACAGTCGATGATTGACCAGTTCGGCGCAGACACCTGCCGCCTGTTCATGATGTTCGCCTCGCCACCTGACATGAGCGCGGAATGGTCAGACTCCGGAGTTGAAGGTTCGCACCGCTTCCTCAAGCGCGTCTGGCGCCTGGCTCAAGCGCACGTCACTCAGGGCCTGCCGGGCAAACTGGACGTCGCCAGCCTGAACGACGAGCAGAAAGCCATTCGCCGTTCGATCCACCAGGCCATCAAGCAGGCCAGCCACGACGTCGGCCAGAATCACAAATTCAACACCGCCATCGCCCAGGTGATGACGCTGATGAACGTGCTGGAAAAAGCCCCGCAAGGCACCGAACAGGATCGCGCGCTGATTCACGAAGGCCTGGAAACCGTGACTCTGCTGCTGGCCCCGATCACCCCGCACATCAGCCACGAGCTGTGGCATCGCCTGGGCCACGCCGACCCGGTGATCGACGCCGGTTGGCCGGTGCTGGACGAAAGCGCCCTGGTACAGGACAGCCTGCAACTGGTCATTCAAGTGAATGGCAAGCTGCGCGGCCACATCGAAATGCCAGCCAGCGCCAGCCGCGAAGAAGTCGAAGCCGCCGCACGGGCCAACGAAAACGTCCTGCGCTTCGTCGATGGCCTGACTATTCGCAAAGTGATCGTAGTGCCCGGGAAACTGGTCAATATCGTCGCCAGCTAA
- the arfA gene encoding alternative ribosome rescue factor ArfA — MSKKPSKHGPNKAKSIIAQPLFRSRQERAGKGKGSYRREAFQSNSWEASYFLAA; from the coding sequence ATGAGTAAAAAGCCATCCAAGCATGGCCCCAACAAGGCCAAATCCATCATCGCCCAGCCACTGTTCCGCAGCCGTCAGGAACGAGCCGGCAAGGGCAAAGGCAGCTACCGCCGCGAAGCCTTCCAGTCTAATAGCTGGGAGGCTTCTTACTTTCTGGCAGCCTGA
- a CDS encoding HlyC/CorC family transporter produces MSEDRSSNGQKSWLGKLTQAFAHEPKNRQELLELLRDAHQNKLLDSEALAIVEGAIQVADLQVRDIMVPRSQMISIKATQTPREFLPAVVDSAHSRYPVIGESHDDVMGVLLAKDLLPLILKENGDSFNIKDLLRPATFVPESKRLNVLLREFRANHNHMAIVIDEYGGVAGLVTIEDVLEQIVGDIEDEHDVEEDSYIKPLPSGDFLIKALTPIENFNEFFDSEFSDDEFDTVGGLVMSAFGHLPKRNEITEIGAYRFRILNADSRRIHLLRLTPIAR; encoded by the coding sequence ATGAGCGAAGATCGATCGAGCAACGGGCAGAAGTCTTGGCTGGGTAAGCTCACCCAGGCTTTTGCCCACGAGCCGAAAAACCGCCAGGAGCTGCTGGAGCTGCTGCGCGATGCACACCAAAACAAGTTGCTGGACAGCGAAGCGCTGGCCATCGTCGAAGGCGCCATCCAGGTTGCAGACCTGCAAGTACGGGACATCATGGTCCCGCGCTCGCAGATGATCAGCATCAAGGCGACCCAGACACCTCGCGAGTTCCTGCCTGCCGTGGTCGACTCGGCCCACTCCCGCTACCCGGTGATCGGCGAAAGCCATGATGACGTGATGGGCGTGTTGCTGGCCAAGGACTTGCTGCCGTTGATCCTCAAGGAGAACGGTGACAGCTTCAACATCAAGGACCTGCTGCGCCCGGCCACCTTCGTGCCCGAGTCCAAGCGCCTGAATGTGCTGCTGCGCGAATTCCGCGCCAACCATAACCACATGGCCATCGTCATTGACGAATATGGCGGCGTGGCCGGTCTGGTGACCATCGAAGACGTGCTCGAACAGATCGTCGGTGACATCGAAGACGAGCATGACGTCGAAGAAGACAGCTACATCAAGCCGCTGCCCAGCGGTGACTTCCTGATCAAGGCCCTGACGCCGATCGAGAACTTCAATGAGTTCTTTGACAGCGAATTCTCCGACGACGAATTCGACACCGTCGGCGGACTGGTGATGAGCGCGTTCGGGCACTTGCCAAAACGCAACGAAATCACCGAAATCGGCGCCTATCGCTTCCGCATCCTGAACGCCGACAGCCGTCGGATTCATTTGCTGCGTCTGACACCTATAGCTCGGTAA
- the lnt gene encoding apolipoprotein N-acyltransferase: protein MRWMTRPGWPGNLLAVAAGALTTLALAPFDIWPLALLAVGFFYAGLRELSPRQALGRGWCFGFGLFAGGTSWIYYSIHNFGGASVLLAGFLMLLFTAAIAWFFALPAWIWARWLRRNEAPLADALAFAALWVGQEAFRGWFLTGFPWLYSGYSQLDGPLAGLAPVGGMWLISFALALTAALVYNAPRLIRTARKGFIAAGVLLLAGPWVIGLALKEHAWTSPSGAPLSVAAIQGNIEQSMKWDPSQINAQLALYRDMSFSSKPVDLLIWPETAVPVLKESVEGYLDMMGSFAAERKSALITGVPIRQEVHHEKRYFNGITVVGEGDGTYLKQKLVPFGEYVPLQEVLRGLIAFFDLPMSDFARGPADQPLLQAKGYQIAPYICYEVVYPEFAAGLAARSDLLLTISNDTWFGTSIGPLQHLQMAQMRALEAGRWMIRATNNGVTGLINPFGQITARIPQFERGILYGEVVPMHNLTPYLQWRSWPLIIICVLLFGWALMANRMAKTV from the coding sequence ATGCGCTGGATGACCCGCCCCGGCTGGCCCGGTAACCTGCTGGCCGTGGCGGCCGGTGCACTCACCACCCTGGCCTTGGCGCCATTCGATATCTGGCCGCTGGCATTGCTGGCGGTCGGTTTCTTTTACGCCGGTTTGCGCGAACTGAGCCCCCGTCAGGCCCTGGGCCGTGGCTGGTGTTTCGGTTTCGGCCTGTTTGCCGGCGGAACCAGCTGGATCTACTACAGCATTCACAACTTCGGCGGCGCATCTGTACTGCTGGCCGGGTTCTTGATGCTGCTCTTCACCGCAGCGATTGCCTGGTTCTTCGCCTTGCCCGCCTGGATTTGGGCGCGCTGGCTGCGCCGTAACGAAGCGCCGCTGGCCGATGCCCTGGCGTTTGCGGCGCTGTGGGTGGGTCAGGAAGCCTTTCGCGGCTGGTTCCTCACCGGTTTCCCGTGGCTGTATTCCGGTTACAGCCAGCTCGACGGCCCATTGGCCGGGCTCGCGCCGGTCGGCGGGATGTGGCTGATTTCCTTCGCGCTGGCCCTGACCGCCGCACTGGTCTATAACGCACCGCGCCTGATTCGCACCGCTCGCAAGGGCTTTATTGCCGCTGGCGTGTTGCTGCTGGCCGGCCCGTGGGTGATCGGCCTGGCGCTCAAGGAACACGCCTGGACCAGCCCTTCGGGTGCGCCGCTGAGCGTCGCGGCAATTCAGGGAAACATCGAACAAAGCATGAAATGGGACCCGTCGCAGATCAACGCGCAGCTGGCGCTGTACCGCGACATGAGTTTCAGCTCCAAACCCGTCGACCTGCTGATCTGGCCGGAAACGGCGGTCCCGGTACTCAAGGAGTCCGTCGAGGGCTATCTGGACATGATGGGCAGCTTCGCTGCAGAGCGTAAGTCCGCGCTGATTACCGGTGTACCGATTCGACAGGAAGTCCATCACGAAAAGCGCTACTTCAACGGCATTACCGTTGTCGGTGAAGGCGATGGCACTTACCTGAAGCAGAAACTGGTGCCATTCGGCGAATACGTTCCGTTGCAGGAAGTCTTGCGCGGCCTGATCGCGTTCTTCGACCTGCCGATGTCCGACTTTGCCCGTGGACCGGCCGATCAACCGCTGCTACAGGCCAAGGGCTACCAGATTGCGCCGTACATCTGCTACGAAGTGGTCTACCCGGAATTCGCCGCAGGCCTCGCCGCCCGCAGCGATTTGCTGCTGACCATCAGCAACGACACCTGGTTCGGCACCTCGATCGGCCCATTGCAACACTTGCAGATGGCGCAGATGCGCGCCCTTGAGGCCGGCCGCTGGATGATCCGCGCCACCAACAACGGCGTGACCGGCCTGATCAACCCGTTTGGTCAGATCACTGCCCGGATCCCGCAGTTCGAACGCGGTATTCTGTACGGCGAAGTAGTGCCAATGCATAACCTGACGCCGTATCTGCAATGGCGTTCGTGGCCGTTGATCATCATTTGCGTGCTGTTGTTTGGCTGGGCGTTGATGGCCAACCGGATGGCGAAGACCGTTTAA
- a CDS encoding S66 peptidase family protein: MTARPTHTLCPHVPVPALPPAGLIGVIAPAGPAALDTDKAIAWMRARGYSLRVFPGVYEKDGYLAGSDDVRLNDLHAAFTDSEVDAIICLRGGYGTPRLLDRIDFELLRNNAKPFIGYSDITALHLAISRYAGFVTFHGPMLNADLLGDKQKPTESSFFNMLRGQVTADSVLAHPVAYPLATVSPGIAHGRLLGGNLSMIAATMGTPYEIDAEGAILFIEDINEPLYRIDRLLTHLRLAGTLHKLRGVLVGDVAGVDTIALEGLLKQTFASLRIPVLAGWRSGHCDPNLTLPMGALVRLDAGSKTLVLEQDVVIK; the protein is encoded by the coding sequence ATGACTGCTCGACCGACCCACACCCTTTGTCCTCACGTCCCTGTTCCGGCCTTGCCGCCTGCAGGGCTGATCGGCGTCATTGCGCCTGCCGGCCCCGCTGCCCTGGACACCGATAAAGCGATTGCCTGGATGCGCGCTCGCGGCTATTCGCTGCGAGTGTTCCCCGGCGTTTACGAGAAAGACGGCTACCTGGCCGGCAGCGACGATGTGCGGCTCAATGACTTGCACGCGGCATTTACCGACAGCGAGGTCGACGCCATCATCTGTTTGCGTGGCGGTTACGGTACGCCGCGTTTGCTCGATCGGATCGATTTCGAGTTACTGCGCAACAATGCCAAACCGTTCATCGGCTATAGCGATATCACTGCACTGCATCTGGCAATCAGCCGTTATGCGGGTTTCGTGACGTTTCACGGCCCGATGCTCAATGCTGACCTGCTGGGTGACAAGCAGAAACCCACCGAGTCCTCGTTTTTCAACATGTTGCGCGGGCAAGTGACGGCGGACAGCGTGCTGGCGCACCCGGTGGCCTATCCGTTGGCGACCGTCTCGCCAGGCATTGCTCACGGGCGTTTGCTGGGGGGCAATCTGTCGATGATCGCCGCGACCATGGGCACGCCTTACGAGATCGACGCCGAGGGCGCCATCCTGTTCATCGAAGACATCAACGAGCCGCTTTATCGCATTGATCGGCTGCTGACCCACTTGCGTCTGGCCGGCACGCTGCACAAGTTGCGCGGGGTTCTGGTGGGGGATGTGGCGGGCGTGGACACCATCGCGCTGGAGGGCTTGCTCAAGCAGACCTTCGCGTCGTTGCGCATACCCGTGCTGGCGGGGTGGCGCAGCGGGCATTGCGATCCGAACCTGACGTTGCCGATGGGGGCACTGGTCAGGCTGGATGCGGGGAGCAAGACGTTGGTGTTGGAGCAGGATGTGGTGATCAAGTAA